The genomic DNA CTTCTTGACCTTGTCCGGCAGGGGCGTGCTGCGATCCAGGTACAGCGCCAGCCACGGGCTCGGATCGGCGGGATCGTGCCCCTTGGCAAGGAATTCGGGTTCCCTGTTCATGCGGCCTCGTCCTCCATCACGTGATGAAACTGCATCAGGTACAGCGCGGCGGTGCGGCGCGCGGTGTCGACGATGCGCCGCTCGGCGCGGCCGTCTTCGTCGCAGTCCAGCGCCAGTTCCACCGCGGTCAGCCAGCGCGCCAGGTGGTTCTCGTCGTTGTGGCCATGGTATTCCAGGAAGCGGAAGGCGTCCGGCGGCAACTTCAGGCTGGCCTTGAGCAGCGGCAGCAGGGCCGGCACGATGCGCTGGCCCGTGCCCTCGATGATGTAGATGGCGCCCAGGAGGCCGATCGGATCGCGCGTGGCGGCCAGGCTGTGCAGATAGGCGTTGAGCGCCTCGCCGCCGGGATTGCGGCGCAGCGCATCGATGTTGTCGATGCTGCCGCCGGCCGTGCGGTAGTCCTGGAACAGGATCTGGAAGTCGTTCTGCTCCTCGCCGGCGTGCATGTCGATCAGCGCAGCCAGCGGCTGGTATTGCTCGGTCAGCGAAGCCGCGCCTTCGCGCATCCACTTGCTGCCCTCGCGCACCTGCGGAATCCAGTTCTCCATCCAGTTCAGGTAATCGGCGGTCTGGAAGCGGCGGTTGCGCAGGCGCCGCACCACCGGCGTGCGCCAGACGCGCGAGCGGTAGTCGTGCCAGATCGCCGCCAGTTCGGTCAGCAACTGGCCCAGCCCCTGCGGCGCCATGTCCGGATCGTGCGGCGGCGCGATGGCGTCGGCATCGGCGCTGCGGGCGTCCTCGCGCCCGGCCGCGGCCGGCGTGGCGCCCAGGGCCACCGACGGCGCGGCGTCATGCGCGGCCTCGGCCTCCAGCAGCATGTAGGCCGCCATGAACCGGCCCGACTCGGGGATATAGCAGAAGATCTGCTCGCCCGGCTTGATCTCACGGGTTTCGAGGAACTCGGCCAGCATGATCAGGATCGACGCCGCGCCGGTGTTGCCGCGCCAGGCCAGGTTGCTGAACCAGCGCTCGCGCGGAATCACCAGACCGGCCTTCTCCATCAGGTCCTCGACCACCGGAATGAATTTCTCGGACGAGTAATGGCACAGGAAATGATCGACCTGGTCCGGATCCAGCCAGCCGTCGCGCACCAGCTTGGCGTACTCGTGGATGCCGATGTCGAACAGGTGCGGCAGCAGGCGGATGTCCTGGCGCAGCGACAGCGCGCCGTCGGCCTCGGCCTCGTTCCACGACGGATAGTCCAGGTGGCCCTTCTGCCGGTCGGCCGACAGGCCCAGCTGCATGCACACCGGATAGTCGCCCGAGAACGAACGCTGGTGCACCCACTTCAGGCGCAGCCGCACGCCCTTGGACGCGCCCGGCAGCGGCCGGCCGGCGCGGCCCAGCAGCAACGCGCCGGCGCCATCGGACAGCATCCAGCGCAGGAAATGCGCGTCGAAGTCGGCGTCGTAGCCGCGCGCGGCAAAGCGCGAACGCTTGAACAGGCGCGACGGCAGCTCGGCCGCGACCGCCAGCGCGCTGGCATGGCCGCCCATCTCGACACCCTGCGCCGCCACCTGGATCGCCGACACGCCCGCGGCGCAGATGCCGTGCACCGACAGCGTC from Achromobacter xylosoxidans includes the following:
- a CDS encoding StlD/DarB family beta-ketosynthase, which codes for MPIAFNRVYLESAGYFMPGEPVSNEAMDSYIAPLNRMSSRIKSRILAENGIKQRYYAIDAEGATVFTNAQLAANAIRDCLRRNDGDLAGVSLLTSGSSGGDALMPGFANMIQGELAAHPMETLSVHGICAAGVSAIQVAAQGVEMGGHASALAVAAELPSRLFKRSRFAARGYDADFDAHFLRWMLSDGAGALLLGRAGRPLPGASKGVRLRLKWVHQRSFSGDYPVCMQLGLSADRQKGHLDYPSWNEAEADGALSLRQDIRLLPHLFDIGIHEYAKLVRDGWLDPDQVDHFLCHYSSEKFIPVVEDLMEKAGLVIPRERWFSNLAWRGNTGAASILIMLAEFLETREIKPGEQIFCYIPESGRFMAAYMLLEAEAAHDAAPSVALGATPAAAGREDARSADADAIAPPHDPDMAPQGLGQLLTELAAIWHDYRSRVWRTPVVRRLRNRRFQTADYLNWMENWIPQVREGSKWMREGAASLTEQYQPLAALIDMHAGEEQNDFQILFQDYRTAGGSIDNIDALRRNPGGEALNAYLHSLAATRDPIGLLGAIYIIEGTGQRIVPALLPLLKASLKLPPDAFRFLEYHGHNDENHLARWLTAVELALDCDEDGRAERRIVDTARRTAALYLMQFHHVMEDEAA